A genomic stretch from Georgenia muralis includes:
- a CDS encoding transporter substrate-binding domain-containing protein yields MTRTLVASLLGVALLGGCSATIPTDPEGTLDRVTGGTLRVGVSPNPPWTDLPEGTGAEPEGIEPDLVRDFAETIDADVEWTAGGEEDLMGRLEDRELDLVVGGLTARSPWSSHVALTYRYLETVAADGQKELRVMAAPMGENAFLVELERFLLTTEVRP; encoded by the coding sequence GTGACCAGGACGCTTGTCGCATCACTGCTGGGTGTGGCGCTGCTGGGCGGATGCTCCGCGACCATCCCCACCGACCCTGAGGGCACCCTCGACCGGGTGACGGGCGGGACCCTCCGTGTCGGCGTCTCACCCAACCCGCCCTGGACCGACCTGCCGGAGGGCACCGGCGCCGAGCCCGAGGGCATCGAGCCGGACCTCGTGCGGGACTTCGCGGAGACGATCGACGCCGACGTCGAGTGGACGGCCGGCGGCGAGGAGGACCTCATGGGCCGGCTCGAGGATCGTGAGCTCGACCTCGTCGTCGGCGGGCTCACCGCCAGGTCGCCGTGGTCCTCACACGTCGCACTGACCTACCGCTACCTCGAGACCGTGGCTGCCGACGGCCAGAAGGAGCTGCGGGTGATGGCCGCGCCGATGGGGGAGAACGCGTTCCTCGTCGAGCTCGAGCGCTTCCTGCTCACCACGGAGGTCCGGCCATGA
- a CDS encoding vitamin B12-dependent ribonucleotide reductase, giving the protein MSVTPEASRKSGSARRRQGLPVPRVFSTAGVHPYDEVTWERRDVVQTNWKSGETIFEQRGVEFPSTWSMNASTIVTTKYFRGAVGTEARESSLRQLIDRVVRTYTAAGTEHGYFATAEDATTFADELTWLLLHQYFAFNSPVWFNVGTSSPQQVSACFILSVDDTMESILNWYREEGLIFKGGSGAGLNLSRIRSSKELLSSGGAASGPISFMRGADASAGTIKSGGATRRAAKMVVLDVDHPDIEEFVETKAREEDKIRALREAGFDMDLGGRDIVSVQYQNANNSVRVTDEFMNAVEEGRSFGLRARQDGRVVEEVDAKTLFRKIAKAAWECADPGLQYDDTINAWHTSPESGRITASNPCSEYMHLDNSSCNLSSVNLLKFLRDDDTFDVARFTAAVELIITAMDISISFADFPTEAIGETTRAYRQLGIGYANLGALLMATGHGYDSDGGRSLAAAITSLMTGAAYRRSAELAAALGPYEGYARNAVGHQRVMRKHAVANDDLRTVDEVDAAIHAAATEEWRAGLRIGEKSGWRNAQASLLAPTGTIGFMMDCDTTGIEPDFSLVKFKKLVGGGSMQIVNQTVPRALRRLGYAEDAVEAVVEHIAEHGNVVDAPGLSREHYEVFDTAMGRRAIAPMGHVKMMAAVQPFLSGAISKTVNLPETATVDDIEKVYFDGWKLGLKALAVYRDNCKVGQPLSDGRTEKKVAPAPAPVPDAPQKAVRKRLPKQRPSITTSFTVGGAEGYMTAGSYPDDGLGEVFLKLGKQGSTLSGVMDAFSIAVSVGLQHGVPLETYVRKFTNLRFEPAGLTDDPDIRMAQSIMDYIFRRLALDHLSFEARSSMGIYTTAERTRNLETGSYEAPEDVDLEAPETESPAPAAAAPYPSRRTDTVHSSAELLELQQGQAADAPLCFSCGTKMRPSGTCYVCESCGSTSGCS; this is encoded by the coding sequence ATGTCCGTGACCCCGGAAGCGAGCAGGAAGTCCGGCTCGGCGCGACGGCGGCAGGGCCTTCCTGTCCCGCGCGTCTTCTCCACGGCGGGTGTCCACCCGTACGACGAGGTGACCTGGGAGCGGCGCGACGTCGTCCAGACCAACTGGAAGTCCGGCGAGACGATCTTCGAGCAACGGGGCGTGGAGTTCCCGTCCACCTGGTCGATGAACGCCTCGACGATCGTCACCACCAAGTACTTCCGTGGGGCGGTCGGGACCGAGGCCCGCGAGTCGAGCCTTCGTCAGCTCATCGACCGGGTCGTGCGCACGTACACCGCGGCGGGGACCGAGCACGGCTACTTCGCCACCGCGGAGGACGCGACCACCTTCGCCGACGAGCTCACCTGGCTCCTCCTCCACCAGTACTTCGCCTTCAACTCACCCGTGTGGTTCAACGTCGGTACGTCGTCGCCGCAGCAGGTCAGTGCCTGCTTCATCCTCTCCGTCGACGACACGATGGAGTCGATCCTCAACTGGTACCGGGAGGAGGGGCTGATCTTCAAGGGCGGCTCCGGCGCCGGCCTCAACCTCTCCCGCATCCGCTCCTCCAAGGAGCTGCTGTCCTCGGGCGGTGCGGCGTCCGGGCCGATCTCCTTCATGCGCGGCGCCGACGCCTCCGCAGGCACCATCAAGTCCGGCGGCGCCACGCGCCGCGCCGCGAAGATGGTGGTCCTCGACGTCGACCACCCCGACATCGAGGAGTTCGTCGAGACCAAGGCGCGCGAGGAGGACAAGATCCGCGCCCTCCGCGAGGCCGGGTTCGACATGGACCTCGGCGGTCGGGACATCGTCTCGGTCCAGTACCAGAACGCCAACAACTCCGTGCGCGTCACCGACGAGTTCATGAACGCCGTCGAGGAGGGCAGGTCCTTCGGCCTCAGGGCCCGGCAGGACGGCAGGGTCGTCGAGGAGGTCGACGCCAAGACCCTGTTCCGCAAGATCGCCAAGGCGGCGTGGGAGTGCGCCGACCCCGGCCTCCAGTACGACGACACGATCAACGCCTGGCACACGTCCCCCGAGTCGGGGCGGATCACGGCCTCGAACCCGTGCTCGGAGTACATGCACCTGGACAACTCCTCGTGCAACCTCTCCTCGGTCAACCTGCTCAAGTTCCTCCGGGACGACGACACCTTCGACGTCGCGCGGTTCACCGCTGCGGTCGAGCTGATCATCACCGCGATGGACATCTCCATCTCCTTCGCCGACTTCCCCACCGAGGCCATCGGGGAGACCACCCGGGCCTACCGGCAGCTCGGCATCGGTTACGCCAACCTCGGTGCGCTGCTCATGGCCACCGGGCACGGCTACGACTCCGACGGCGGCCGCTCCCTGGCCGCCGCCATCACGTCGCTCATGACCGGTGCGGCCTACCGGCGGTCCGCCGAGCTGGCCGCGGCCCTCGGCCCGTACGAGGGGTACGCCCGCAACGCGGTCGGCCACCAGCGGGTCATGCGCAAGCACGCCGTCGCGAACGACGACCTGCGCACCGTCGACGAGGTGGACGCCGCCATCCATGCCGCGGCCACCGAGGAGTGGCGGGCCGGCCTGAGGATCGGTGAGAAGTCCGGCTGGCGCAACGCGCAGGCGTCGCTGCTGGCGCCCACCGGCACCATCGGCTTCATGATGGACTGCGACACCACCGGCATCGAGCCCGACTTCTCGCTGGTCAAGTTCAAGAAGCTCGTCGGTGGCGGCTCGATGCAGATCGTCAACCAGACGGTCCCGCGGGCGCTGCGCCGGCTCGGGTACGCCGAGGACGCCGTCGAGGCGGTCGTCGAGCACATCGCCGAGCACGGGAACGTTGTGGACGCCCCCGGGCTCAGCCGCGAGCACTACGAGGTCTTCGACACCGCGATGGGACGGCGTGCCATCGCCCCGATGGGGCACGTCAAGATGATGGCCGCGGTCCAGCCGTTCCTGTCCGGCGCGATCTCCAAGACCGTGAACCTCCCCGAGACCGCCACGGTCGACGACATCGAGAAGGTCTACTTCGACGGGTGGAAGCTCGGTCTCAAGGCGCTGGCCGTGTACCGCGACAACTGCAAGGTGGGCCAGCCGCTCTCCGACGGGCGCACGGAGAAGAAGGTCGCGCCGGCACCTGCACCGGTGCCCGACGCGCCCCAGAAGGCCGTCCGGAAGCGCCTGCCCAAGCAGCGTCCGTCGATCACGACGTCGTTCACCGTGGGTGGGGCCGAGGGGTACATGACCGCCGGGTCCTACCCCGACGACGGACTCGGCGAGGTGTTCCTCAAGCTCGGCAAGCAGGGCTCGACGCTCTCGGGCGTCATGGACGCCTTCTCCATCGCGGTCTCCGTCGGCCTCCAGCACGGCGTTCCCCTCGAGACCTACGTCCGGAAGTTCACCAACCTGCGCTTCGAGCCGGCGGGGCTGACCGACGACCCCGACATCCGGATGGCGCAGTCGATCATGGACTACATCTTCCGGCGCCTGGCGCTGGACCACCTGTCGTTCGAGGCCCGTTCCTCGATGGGGATCTACACGACGGCGGAGCGGACCAGGAACCTGGAGACCGGCTCGTACGAGGCTCCTGAGGACGTCGACCTCGAGGCTCCGGAGACCGAGTCGCCGGCGCCCGCGGCAGCCGCTCCGTATCCGTCCCGCCGGACGGATACGGTGCACTCCTCGGCCGAGCTGCTCGAGCTGCAGCAGGGGCAGGCGGCCGACGCCCCGCTCTGCTTCTCGTGCGGGACGAAGATGCGCCCCTCGGGCACCTGCTACGTGTGCGAGAGCTGCGGCTCCACCTCCGGCTGCAGCTGA
- a CDS encoding cation diffusion facilitator family transporter has translation MASHSHGHSHAGASRRRLAIAFVTTTAVLVAEVVGAIITGSLALLVDAAHMLTDSVGLLMALTAATLTLRPPTTRRTWGLHRAEVLAAAAQAALLLAVGVYAVIEAVRRFMEPPEIPSTSLLVFGVVGLAANLVAMAVLAGGRHGNLNIRAAFLEVVNDALGSVAVIVAALVIATTGWTRADAVAAVLISALIVPRTVMLLREATDVLLESTPSGLDLDQVREHILGVPHVKDVHDLHASQISSGLPVLSAHVVVEDECFVDGDLPALLGSLQACVAEHFPVSVAHSTFQLEPVAHRANEAHVHD, from the coding sequence ATGGCATCCCACAGCCACGGGCACTCGCACGCCGGCGCGAGCCGGCGGCGGCTGGCCATCGCGTTCGTCACGACGACGGCGGTGCTGGTGGCGGAGGTCGTCGGCGCCATCATCACCGGGAGCCTCGCGCTCCTCGTGGACGCCGCCCACATGCTCACCGACTCGGTCGGGCTCCTCATGGCGCTCACCGCAGCCACGCTCACCCTCCGCCCACCCACCACACGGCGGACGTGGGGACTCCACCGCGCCGAGGTCCTCGCGGCCGCGGCCCAGGCGGCCCTCCTCCTCGCGGTCGGGGTGTACGCGGTCATCGAGGCGGTCCGCCGGTTCATGGAGCCGCCCGAGATCCCCTCCACGAGCCTGCTGGTCTTCGGCGTCGTCGGGCTCGCGGCCAACCTCGTGGCCATGGCGGTCCTGGCCGGCGGGCGCCACGGCAACCTCAACATCCGGGCTGCGTTCCTCGAGGTGGTCAACGACGCTCTCGGCTCGGTGGCCGTCATCGTCGCCGCGCTCGTCATCGCCACCACCGGCTGGACCCGCGCCGACGCCGTCGCCGCCGTCCTCATCAGCGCCCTGATCGTGCCGCGGACCGTCATGCTGCTCCGCGAGGCCACCGACGTGCTGCTGGAGTCGACCCCCAGCGGTCTCGACCTCGACCAGGTGCGGGAGCACATCCTCGGCGTGCCGCACGTCAAGGACGTCCACGACCTCCACGCGTCGCAGATCTCCTCGGGGCTGCCGGTCCTGTCGGCGCACGTCGTCGTCGAGGACGAGTGCTTCGTCGACGGCGACCTGCCGGCCCTGCTGGGCAGTCTCCAGGCGTGCGTCGCCGAGCACTTCCCGGTGAGCGTCGCGCACTCGACCTTCCAGCTCGAACCTGTCGCGCACCGCGCGAACGAGGCGCACGTCCACGACTAG
- a CDS encoding HNH endonuclease signature motif containing protein translates to MAEVVASTMRELPAGTAVEWGHTEREQVIAALDAVVKDLTVYSGKVLLAHRQDGRWANGQDRDFTDWRARTSGAGRGRARGELEVAEVLEEIPELAEAVNEGSAGLEHARALGRLRAGASPAVKDALVNGAAGELLARTRGLSAPELAREAKKVAAEIDARAAQEAFDAVWRRRAVHTRRSGGARVGEWVLDEVSGAIVETALDAVCGVPAKTDLRTRDQRRADALVTMASRVLQVGADLTGAQVRPHIAVVVDAKTWSAVQQHLADAEAADAAAIAPTVGTSTAGTRPDGAPGGNEATPSSDVALPEPAALPDVAPAELEDGTLVPLGELARLLCDCEMTRVVMGAGSVPMDVGQTVRTYTKEVRRAVVTRDRTCQWPGCSIKAAWCEVHHIRWYSRGGPTSVDNGITMCTFHHHRVHDSHIRIEVLSDGFAFHHRDGRVIGSTHRRPVSRRTRSSHGEPVLDGFEAGAISTPTPPPGAAALLASWPPRLQDDAAAHPAPGPPLPSPDPPPGGPPGGTPGALPGREPADRRGTAVTAALRRSGGRDARAGGKASSPTSARPSPGHPRRRDGTRRGDPRTRDDGARAGGRRASRAGQPTLPASWDDHVAGHDPDPPF, encoded by the coding sequence ATGGCTGAGGTCGTCGCCTCCACGATGCGTGAGCTACCGGCCGGCACTGCCGTCGAGTGGGGTCACACCGAACGTGAGCAGGTCATTGCCGCTCTCGACGCGGTGGTGAAAGACCTCACGGTCTACAGCGGCAAGGTCCTCCTGGCCCATCGGCAGGACGGCCGGTGGGCCAACGGTCAGGACCGTGACTTCACGGACTGGCGGGCGCGGACCAGTGGAGCCGGGCGCGGCCGGGCCAGGGGTGAGCTCGAGGTCGCCGAGGTTCTCGAGGAGATCCCCGAGCTCGCGGAGGCCGTGAACGAGGGCAGTGCTGGCCTCGAGCACGCGCGCGCTCTCGGCCGGTTGCGTGCCGGCGCCTCGCCTGCGGTGAAGGACGCACTCGTCAACGGTGCCGCAGGGGAGCTGCTCGCCCGGACGAGGGGGCTCTCGGCCCCCGAGCTGGCGCGCGAGGCCAAGAAGGTGGCTGCGGAGATCGACGCCCGTGCTGCTCAGGAGGCGTTCGACGCCGTGTGGCGCCGCCGCGCCGTCCACACGAGGCGCTCAGGCGGTGCTCGGGTGGGGGAGTGGGTCCTCGACGAGGTGTCGGGCGCCATCGTGGAGACGGCGCTCGACGCGGTGTGCGGTGTCCCGGCCAAGACTGACCTGCGGACCAGGGACCAGCGCCGCGCCGATGCGCTCGTCACCATGGCGTCGCGCGTTCTCCAGGTGGGTGCGGACCTCACCGGTGCCCAGGTGCGCCCGCACATCGCTGTGGTGGTCGACGCGAAGACATGGTCCGCCGTGCAGCAGCACCTTGCCGACGCCGAAGCCGCTGATGCGGCGGCGATCGCACCCACCGTCGGTACCTCCACGGCCGGTACGCGGCCCGACGGCGCGCCGGGTGGGAACGAGGCGACGCCGAGCTCCGATGTCGCGCTCCCGGAACCGGCAGCTCTGCCCGACGTCGCGCCCGCAGAGCTCGAGGATGGCACGCTGGTGCCGCTCGGCGAGCTCGCGCGGCTGCTGTGCGACTGCGAGATGACACGGGTCGTCATGGGTGCCGGGTCGGTCCCGATGGACGTGGGGCAGACGGTTCGGACCTACACCAAGGAGGTCCGCCGGGCCGTGGTCACGCGGGACCGGACCTGTCAGTGGCCGGGATGCTCGATCAAGGCAGCCTGGTGCGAGGTCCACCACATCCGGTGGTACTCCCGTGGAGGTCCGACGTCGGTCGACAACGGCATCACCATGTGCACGTTCCACCATCACCGCGTCCACGACTCCCACATCCGCATCGAGGTGCTGTCCGACGGTTTCGCCTTCCACCACCGCGACGGTCGCGTGATCGGCTCGACCCACCGGAGGCCGGTCTCCCGGCGCACGAGGTCGAGCCATGGTGAGCCGGTCCTCGATGGATTCGAAGCCGGCGCGATCTCGACACCCACACCGCCCCCGGGCGCCGCAGCGCTCCTTGCGTCGTGGCCGCCGCGGCTCCAGGACGACGCGGCCGCCCACCCGGCGCCCGGTCCGCCCCTGCCGTCGCCGGATCCTCCGCCCGGGGGGCCGCCCGGGGGGACGCCCGGCGCCCTGCCCGGACGCGAGCCCGCCGACCGGCGCGGAACCGCCGTGACCGCAGCTCTGCGTCGCTCCGGTGGGCGGGACGCCCGCGCCGGCGGGAAGGCGTCGTCACCGACGTCGGCGCGGCCGTCGCCGGGTCACCCCCGTCGCAGGGACGGAACCCGCCGAGGCGACCCCCGGACCCGCGACGACGGCGCACGAGCAGGTGGAAGGCGCGCGTCCCGCGCCGGCCAGCCGACCCTCCCGGCGTCGTGGGACGACCACGTCGCTGGGCATGACCCCGACCCGCCGTTCTGA
- a CDS encoding OsmC family protein — MGYEVEVRNVDGQVTALGSAGPYTLVVDRPRDQGGGGRGLSGGQLLHLAVAGCVSNDLFREAAARGITLRRVVVTADGGFAGDPAVSTGIVYDVEVEGDADDETLAALVGHVDAIAEIPGSLRAGAAVTLGRARVRGTE, encoded by the coding sequence ATGGGCTACGAGGTCGAGGTCCGGAACGTCGACGGGCAGGTCACGGCGCTGGGGTCGGCGGGTCCGTACACGCTTGTCGTGGACCGCCCTCGGGACCAGGGCGGCGGGGGCCGCGGCCTCAGCGGCGGGCAGCTCCTCCATCTCGCGGTCGCCGGGTGCGTCTCCAACGACCTCTTCCGGGAGGCGGCCGCCCGCGGGATCACCCTGAGGCGGGTGGTGGTCACCGCGGACGGCGGCTTCGCCGGGGACCCGGCTGTCTCGACCGGCATCGTCTACGACGTGGAGGTCGAGGGGGACGCCGACGACGAGACGCTCGCCGCGCTGGTCGGGCACGTCGACGCGATCGCCGAGATCCCCGGCTCCCTCCGCGCGGGCGCCGCCGTGACACTGGGCAGGGCCCGGGTCCGCGGCACGGAATGA
- a CDS encoding cold-shock protein gives MATGTVKWFNAEKGYGFIAPDDNTADVFVHYSAISTSGYRSLEENQKVEFDVTQGNKGPQAENVRPL, from the coding sequence ATGGCCACCGGAACCGTCAAGTGGTTCAACGCTGAGAAGGGGTACGGCTTCATCGCCCCCGACGACAACACCGCGGACGTCTTCGTCCACTACTCGGCGATCTCGACCTCGGGGTACCGCTCCCTCGAGGAGAACCAGAAGGTCGAGTTCGACGTCACGCAGGGCAACAAGGGCCCGCAGGCGGAGAACGTCCGTCCGCTCTGA
- a CDS encoding cation diffusion facilitator family transporter encodes MTARFGHTELPDEQERALRRAVRLAWLTIAFLVTAVTGVYLVMGSSQAMKAAWMEDMLSFIPPISFLVAVRVTRRRPSARHPYGYHRAVAVGHLVAATALVAMGAFMVWDSGSGLVKAEHPPVGLMEVAGQPVWSGWLMIGVMAYTAVPPVLLGRAKMPLAEKLHDRVLYADADMNKADWMTAVGGIAGVVGIGLGLWWADAVAALFISGSILRDGVRNMRVAVSAIMDARAETYDGEGPHPLVRRIDAALGALPWVDKARSRVRDEGHVFHVEAFVVPVDGAPDLTELSRARELLCDLDWKVQDAVVVPVEELPEEFLPGLREETAGHDAS; translated from the coding sequence ATGACCGCGCGGTTCGGCCACACCGAGCTCCCCGACGAGCAGGAGCGGGCGCTGCGCCGCGCCGTCCGGCTGGCGTGGCTGACCATCGCCTTCCTCGTCACCGCCGTGACCGGGGTGTACCTCGTCATGGGCAGCTCGCAGGCGATGAAGGCGGCGTGGATGGAGGACATGCTCTCCTTCATCCCGCCGATCTCGTTCCTCGTCGCCGTCCGCGTCACGCGCCGTCGGCCCAGTGCCCGCCACCCGTACGGCTACCACCGGGCCGTCGCCGTCGGTCACCTCGTGGCGGCGACCGCGCTCGTCGCGATGGGTGCGTTCATGGTGTGGGACTCGGGCTCGGGACTGGTCAAGGCCGAGCACCCGCCGGTCGGGCTCATGGAGGTCGCCGGCCAGCCGGTGTGGTCCGGCTGGCTCATGATCGGCGTCATGGCCTACACGGCCGTGCCACCGGTGCTCCTCGGCCGGGCGAAGATGCCGCTCGCCGAGAAGCTCCACGACCGGGTCCTCTATGCCGACGCCGACATGAACAAGGCCGACTGGATGACCGCCGTCGGCGGCATCGCCGGGGTCGTCGGCATCGGCCTGGGTCTGTGGTGGGCGGACGCCGTCGCCGCCCTGTTCATCTCCGGGAGCATCCTTCGCGACGGCGTGCGCAACATGCGCGTCGCCGTCAGCGCCATCATGGACGCCCGGGCGGAGACCTACGACGGCGAGGGCCCGCACCCCCTCGTACGGCGGATCGACGCGGCGCTCGGCGCGCTGCCGTGGGTGGACAAGGCGCGCTCGCGGGTGCGCGACGAGGGTCACGTCTTCCACGTCGAGGCGTTCGTCGTCCCGGTGGACGGCGCGCCGGACCTGACCGAGCTGTCGCGGGCGCGAGAGCTGCTGTGCGACCTCGACTGGAAGGTTCAGGACGCCGTGGTCGTCCCCGTCGAGGAGCTTCCCGAGGAGTTCCTGCCCGGCCTGCGCGAGGAGACGGCGGGCCACGACGCGTCCTGA
- a CDS encoding 1-acyl-sn-glycerol-3-phosphate acyltransferase, whose product MTGYRHVSQPLPPDGAGLLIGATHTSNWDFILMLGITWELDLETRWLGKHQLFRRPFGPLMRALGGIPVDRRSPHGLVSDIVGRIRSGERFYLVVTPEGTRGRSEYWKSGFYRIAMEAGLPVTLGYVDSERRTTGLGPTLRLTGDVAADMNKVREFYAGKLGYRPDLTTEPRLRDETGTPSASA is encoded by the coding sequence ATGACCGGGTATCGGCACGTCTCCCAGCCGCTGCCGCCCGACGGCGCCGGCCTGCTCATCGGGGCAACCCACACGTCCAACTGGGACTTCATCCTCATGCTCGGCATCACGTGGGAGCTCGATCTCGAGACACGCTGGCTCGGCAAGCACCAGCTGTTCCGCCGTCCGTTCGGCCCGCTCATGCGCGCCCTGGGCGGCATCCCCGTGGACCGACGCAGCCCGCACGGCCTGGTCTCCGACATCGTCGGCCGCATCCGGTCGGGCGAGCGGTTCTACCTCGTGGTGACGCCCGAGGGGACCCGCGGACGCTCGGAGTACTGGAAGTCCGGCTTCTACCGCATCGCGATGGAGGCGGGTCTGCCCGTCACGCTGGGTTACGTCGACTCCGAGCGGAGGACGACCGGCCTGGGACCCACGCTGCGGCTGACGGGCGACGTGGCCGCCGACATGAACAAGGTCCGCGAGTTCTACGCCGGCAAGCTCGGTTATCGGCCCGACCTCACCACCGAACCGCGCCTGCGCGACGAGACGGGCACACCGAGCGCCTCCGCCTGA
- a CDS encoding DUF429 domain-containing protein codes for MVLEDRPGGPRDLAGTVGTPGTAGAGTVAATGPGDLGTAVTGVVGPTITDVVLAAQREGQIDVVAVDIPIGVPEHGPRQADVLARRVVGPRRSSVFPTPVRAALEAADYAAAVLASRDLTGVGLSRQAHALGPALLEVEEWVRMTAVAVVEVHPEVSFAVLAGSPLPWPKKSWAGARARLDLLTGAGVHLPADLGPAAVVPVDDVLDAAVAAWSARRYHRGAAVSFPGPPEVLDGIAAAIWA; via the coding sequence GTGGTCCTGGAGGACAGACCGGGCGGTCCACGCGACCTCGCCGGCACGGTGGGTACGCCCGGCACCGCGGGTGCCGGCACGGTCGCGGCGACCGGACCCGGCGACCTCGGCACCGCCGTCACCGGGGTCGTCGGACCGACCATCACCGACGTGGTGCTGGCCGCGCAGCGCGAGGGGCAGATCGACGTCGTCGCTGTCGACATCCCCATCGGGGTGCCGGAACACGGACCGCGGCAGGCCGACGTGCTCGCTCGCCGGGTCGTGGGCCCGCGACGCAGCTCCGTCTTCCCGACGCCCGTGCGGGCCGCCCTCGAGGCCGCGGACTACGCGGCTGCGGTCCTGGCCAGCCGTGACCTCACCGGGGTGGGGCTGAGCCGCCAGGCGCACGCCCTCGGGCCCGCGCTGCTCGAGGTGGAGGAGTGGGTGCGCATGACGGCGGTCGCCGTCGTGGAGGTCCACCCCGAGGTGAGCTTCGCCGTCCTCGCCGGGTCGCCGCTGCCGTGGCCGAAGAAGAGCTGGGCCGGCGCCAGGGCGCGCCTGGACCTGCTCACGGGGGCGGGCGTGCACCTGCCGGCCGACCTGGGGCCCGCCGCGGTCGTCCCCGTCGACGACGTCCTGGACGCCGCCGTCGCCGCCTGGTCGGCCCGCCGGTACCACCGGGGCGCGGCCGTCTCCTTCCCCGGCCCGCCCGAGGTCCTCGACGGGATCGCCGCCGCCATCTGGGCGTGA
- a CDS encoding amino acid-binding protein: MSASAVSDLACEVCGRLPEPRKARLTVANLAAMLPIELAVHALVVGSDLSYVLKVAVLTFTATVLVIWVAEPSVMRIFRRWLHSPALRERSRLTDAGSLWRIRTVVADTPGALGAITHQLALLDANILGVHVHPADREAVDEFVVAAPDGVQARDILEAVTDGGGGDPRVWPTTALALVDGQTKALGQALRVAGDPSELPGAVADLLGAELAAGSPGEPTSHLSGDATRLKVHSRWYGALVFTRPGEPFTPAESARAHRLAELAELVEHGTAVAAPEIPGARAALPGAAKDGSGSGSGSGSGSGTGSGTGSGTGSGSGSAAMHGPGPVGRCGGPSGRAVAEVVESQRADRPAGT, from the coding sequence ATGAGCGCGAGTGCTGTCTCCGACCTTGCCTGCGAGGTCTGCGGCCGTCTGCCCGAGCCGCGAAAGGCCCGGCTCACCGTGGCGAACCTGGCCGCGATGCTGCCGATCGAGCTCGCGGTCCACGCCCTCGTCGTGGGCAGCGACCTCTCCTACGTGCTCAAGGTGGCGGTGCTGACGTTCACCGCGACGGTCCTGGTGATCTGGGTGGCCGAGCCGTCGGTCATGCGCATCTTCCGGCGCTGGCTGCACAGCCCCGCCCTCCGTGAGCGCTCGCGCCTGACCGACGCGGGCTCGTTGTGGCGGATCCGCACCGTCGTCGCCGACACCCCGGGTGCCCTCGGTGCCATCACGCACCAGCTCGCGCTCCTCGACGCGAACATCCTCGGCGTGCACGTCCATCCCGCCGACCGCGAGGCGGTCGACGAGTTCGTCGTCGCCGCCCCGGACGGTGTCCAGGCGCGCGACATCCTCGAGGCGGTCACCGACGGTGGCGGCGGGGACCCGCGGGTGTGGCCCACCACCGCCCTCGCGCTGGTCGACGGTCAGACCAAGGCGCTCGGTCAGGCCCTTCGTGTCGCGGGGGACCCGAGCGAGCTGCCGGGCGCCGTGGCCGACCTCCTCGGTGCCGAGCTGGCGGCGGGCAGCCCTGGTGAGCCCACCTCTCACCTCTCCGGAGACGCGACCCGCCTCAAGGTCCACTCCCGCTGGTACGGCGCGCTCGTCTTCACCCGGCCCGGGGAGCCGTTCACGCCGGCCGAGTCGGCCCGCGCCCACCGGCTCGCGGAGCTGGCTGAGCTCGTCGAGCACGGAACGGCCGTCGCGGCCCCGGAGATCCCTGGCGCGCGGGCCGCTCTGCCCGGTGCCGCCAAGGACGGCTCCGGCTCCGGTTCAGGTTCGGGCTCCGGTTCGGGTACGGGTTCGGGTACGGGTTCGGGTACGGGTTCGGGCTCCGGCTCGGCGGCCATGCACGGTCCCGGTCCGGTGGGCCGGTGCGGCGGGCCGTCGGGTCGAGCGGTGGCCGAGGTCGTCGAGTCGCAGCGGGCGGACAGGCCCGCGGGGACCTAG
- a CDS encoding antibiotic biosynthesis monooxygenase family protein: MSIVKINAITVPADSGDELAARFAARAGAVEGVDGFLGFELLRPTDGRHTWLVVTRWRDEATYEAWVGSDSFAAGHGHGPAGGHGPGGHGNGKAPGARPVGVSSEQWSFDIAGGSGIE; encoded by the coding sequence ATGAGCATCGTGAAGATCAACGCCATCACCGTCCCGGCGGACAGCGGCGACGAGCTCGCGGCCCGGTTCGCCGCCCGCGCAGGCGCGGTCGAGGGTGTCGACGGTTTCCTGGGGTTCGAGCTGCTCCGGCCGACGGACGGCCGGCACACCTGGCTCGTCGTCACCCGATGGAGGGACGAGGCCACGTACGAGGCCTGGGTCGGCTCCGACTCCTTCGCGGCGGGCCACGGGCACGGACCGGCCGGCGGACACGGACCCGGTGGACACGGGAACGGTAAGGCGCCTGGGGCTCGACCGGTCGGCGTCAGCTCGGAGCAGTGGAGCTTCGACATCGCCGGAGGCTCCGGGATCGAGTAG